The following proteins come from a genomic window of Alnus glutinosa chromosome 10, dhAlnGlut1.1, whole genome shotgun sequence:
- the LOC133880419 gene encoding uncharacterized protein LOC133880419, whose product MVKRKDSFWEHAKEIENGRFFICKFCNKRFSGGVSRFKSHLSGFNGRDIQICLQVPKAIQLEAKQALQAIDTPTKRAKNMAASNDVLEGEIISGSSSSHTPNLCKGQDQCKVDKQLAKLITLEGISYDVVQSPLFKDFINCVANNGPGYELPSSLTLESRLMPDLKKEVENYVTKVIKYSAQTGCTLMYNTWRNSSTMDTLVDIFAYTPIGVAYIALLDNKLCFEEIVSSIIESIGPTNVVQFIFNDCRCYIGEFKSTKDMRYEKYPWIYQTPCANHGFRSLLNNIYNVPFVSIITNAAKWIVLYIYKHKVNVPSLRRVQAKKDSIASGFFMLMSLLEVESELKALQVSIVTLSSDWGKSLNGRQAIELFKGAHFIDYLIHCKEFWSRAKMIRQVMQPLFQAICLVQCDGPTSGYLYEMMERLQDAIKQCRDKQCCDSYQAFADDICKILDDGQSNIIHEIHVVAAFLNPIYMCSEKFKENVKMMDGVKNIMTLLVAVEEREAFMSQVKLYRTKDSSLFTTQAMMMLETYQPHKWWELCGNHLPVLQKYAIRILSQPCTCSLCKRYELPRSDLNDLDFKVNTMMMERYKSLDKQPMTDNYKSQKTQMMEQIILDKLAEVFADDCDNNYETSFEDLTKCVADGYIKDATGSWMDRCPERPFDISEIPFVSELHLISGGGGEETNVYSFI is encoded by the exons ATGGTTAAAAGGAAAGATTCATTTTGGGAACATgcaaaggaaatagaaaatggtCGTTTTTTTATCTGTAAGTTTTGTAACAAACGTTTTTCTGGGGGTGTTTCAAGATTTAAATCACATTTGTCCGGGTTTAATGGCCGTGATATTCAAATTTGTCTACAAGTACCTAAAGCAATTCAGTTAGAAGCAAAACAAGCACTGCAAGCGATTGACACTCCCACTAAGAGAGCTAAAAATATGGCAGCATCAAATGATGTTCTTGAGGGTGAAATTATTTCAGGTTCCTCGTCGTCACATACGCCAAATCTATGCAAGGGACAAGATCAGTGTAAAGTGGATAAACAATTGGCTAAGTTGATCACTTTGGAGGGAATTAGTTATGATGTCGTTCAATCACCCCTCTTCAAGGACTTTATAAATTGTGTTGCCAATAATGGTCCCGGTTATGAATTGCCAAGCTCTTTAACTCTCGAATCACGGTTGATGCCAGATCTTAAGAAAGAAGTTGAGAACTATGTTACAAAGGTCATAAAATATTCAGCTCAAACAGGTTGTACATTGATGTACAACACGTGGCGTAATAGCTCAACAATGGATACCTTAGTGGATATCTTTGCATATACACCAATAGGAGTGGCCTATATTGCTTTACTGGACAATAAATTGTGCTTTGAAGAAATAGTGTCTTCCATCATAGAGTCTATTGGGCCTACAAATGTAGTACAATTTATCTTTAATGATTGTCGTTGCTACATTGGTGAGTTCAAATCAACTAAGGATATGCGTTACGAAAAGTATCCTTGGATTTACCAGACCCCGTGTGCTAATCATGGGTTTAGATCACTCTTGAATAACATATATAATGTTCCTTTTGTGTCTATTATAACTAATGCAGCGAAGTggatagttttatatatttacaaGCATAAAGTTAACGTGCCCTCCTTAAGAAGAGTACAAGCTAAAAAGGATTCAATTGCTTCTGGGTTTTTCATGCTCATGTCACTTTTAGAAGTTGAAAGTGAATTAAAAGCTTTGCAGGTATCTATTGTAACGTTGTCTAGTGATTGGGGGAAGTCACTTAATGGCAGGCAGGCGATAGAACTTTTCAAAGGTGCACACTTTATTGATTATCTTATTCACTGCAAAGAATTTTGGAGTCGAGCAAAAATGATAAGACAAGTTATGCAGCCACTATTTCAAGCTATTTGTCTGGTTCAATGTGATGGCCCAACATCAGGATACTTATATGAGATGATGGAAAGGTTACAAGATGCAATTAAGCAATGTCGTGACAAGCAATGTTGTGACAGTTATCAGGCCTTTGCTGATGACATTTGCAAAATTTTGGATGATGGCCAAAGTAATATTATTCATGAAATACATGTAGTTGCTGCCTTTTTAAATCCTATTTACATGTGCAGTGAGAAATTTAAAGAGAATGTTAAAATGATGGATGGTGTAAAGAATATTATGACACTTTTGGTTGCGGTGGAAGAGAGGGAAGCTTTCATGAGCCAAGTAAAACTATACCGCACAAAAGACTCAAGCCTGTTCACAACTCAAGCCATGATGATGCTAGAAACATACCAACCTC ACAAATGGTGGGAATTGTGTGGCAATCATCTTCCTGTATTACAAAAATATGCAATTCGGATCTTGAGTCAACCTTGTACTTGTTCATTATGCAAGCGATATGAGTTGCCGCGCAGTGACCTCAATGATCTTGATTTTAAGGTGAATACAATGATGATGGAAAGGTATAAATCCCTCGATAAACAACCGATGACGGATAATTATAAATCCCAAAAAACACAAATGATGGAGCAAATCATTCTTGACAAACTTGCGGAAGTTTTTGCTGATGATTGCGATAATAATTATGAAACTTCATTTGAGGATTTGACTAAGTGTGTTGCGGATGGCTATATAAAGGATGCAACTGGTTCATGGATGGATCGCTGTCCCGAG CGTCCGTTTGACATCTCGGAAATTCCGTTTGTCTCGGAACTTCACCTGATCAGCGGAGGTGGAGGAGAGGAGACAAACGTCTACAGTTTTATTTAG